A segment of the Paracoccus suum genome:
AACCCCGCCCCCGCCCGTCTATATGCTGGCTCAACAGCGGCGCAGGCTTCCACCCCCTGCCCCACCGGATGCTTCCGCACGGGCCGCTGACGGCCCGTTTTTAATTTCCGCAGGACCTCCGGCATGCATGATCTGACCGCCAAGACCGCCATCGACAGGCGCCTCGCCGAGATCGTGCGCCCGGTGATCGAGGACCTCGGGTTCGAATTGATCCGCCTGCGCCTGCTCGGCGGACGCACCGCCACGCTGCAGATCATGGCCGACCGCCCCGAAGGCGGGATCAACGTCGATGACTGCGCCGATATTTCGACCGCCGTCAGCGCCATGCTGGACGTCGACGACCCCCTCGAGGAGGGCTATCACCTCGAGGTGTCCAGTCCCGGCATCGACCGGCCGCTGACCCGCCTCAAGGACTTCGCCACATTCGAGGGCTATGAGGCCCGGCTGGAGACGAACCAGGCCATTGACGGGCGCAAGCGCTTCAAGGGCACGCTGGCTGGGGTCGAGGGCGACGAGGTGCTGATCAACCTCGACGAGGCGGGCAAGGTCCACACCATCGGCTTGAATTTCGACTGGCTGGCCGATGCCAAGCTGCTGCTGACCGACGAGTTGATCGCCGAGATGCTGCGCCAGCGCAAGGAGGCCGGCACCCTTGATGCCAGCGCCCTCGACGAAGGCGCGTTCGATTCCATTGAAACCGACGCCGCGGACGAATCCGACGCGGCCCCCCAAACTGACGCCAAGGAGTAAGCGCCTGATGGCCATTACCTCTGCCAACCAGCTTGAGCTTCTGCAGACCGCCGAGGCGGTTGCCCGCGAGAAGATGATCGACCCCGATCTGGTGATCGAGGCGATGGAGGACAGCCTCGCCCGCGCCGCCAAGTCGCGCTATGGCGCCGAGATGGACATCCGGGTCAGCATCGACCGCAAGACCGGAAATGCCCGCTTTACCCGCGTGCGCACCGTGGTCGAGGATGACGCGGTCGAGAATTACCAGGCGCAGCTGACCGTCGAGCAGGCACGTCCCTATCTCGACTCGCCCGAAGTCGGCGCCGAGATCATCGACGAGGTTCCCCCGGTCGAGTTGGGCCGCATCGCCGCGCAATCCGCCAAGCAGGTCATCCTGCAGCGCGTGCGCGAGGCCGAGCGTGACCGCCAGTACGAGGAATTCAAGGATCGCGCCGGCACGATCATCAACGGCATCGTCAAGCGCGAAGAATACGGCAACATCATCGTCGACATCGGCCGCGGCGAGGCCATCCTGCGCCGTAACGAAAAAATCGGCCGCGAGAGCTATCGCCCGAACGACCGCATCCGCGCCTACGTCAAGGACGTCCGCCGCGAGGCGCGCGGCCCGCAGATCTTCCTGTCGCGCACCGATCCGCAGTTCATGGCCGAACTGTTCAAGATGGAAGTGCCGGAAATCTACGACGGCATCATCGAGATCAAGGCCGTCGCCCGCGACCCGGGCAGCCGGGCCAAGATCGCGGTCATCAGCTATGACAACAGCATCGACCCGGTCGGGGCCTGCGTCGGTATGCGCGGCAGCCGCGTTCAGGCCGTGGTGGGCGAGCTTCAGGGCGAAAAGATCGACATCATTCCGTGGAATGACGACCAGGCCACGTTCCTCGTGAACGCGCTGCAGCCGGCCGAGGTCAGCAAGGTCGTGTTCGACGAGGAGGCCCCGCGCATCGAGGTCGTCGTCCCCGAGGAGCAACTGTCGCTGGCCATCGGCCGGCGCGGCCAGAACGTGCGCTTGGCCAGCCAACTGACCGGCCTCGACATCGACATCATGACCGAGGAAGAGGAATCCAAGCGCCGCCAGGCCGAGTTCAACAGCCGTACCGGCCTCTTCATGGAAGTGCTGGACCTGGACGAATTCTTCGCCCAGTTGCTGGTCGCCGAAGGCTTCACCAACCTCGAGGAGGTCGCCTATGTCGACCTCGGCGAGTTGCTGGCCATCGACGGCGTGGACGAGGGCACCGCATCCGAGCTGCAGGCCCGCGCCCGCGACCACCTCGAAGCGGCGACCCGTGCGGCGCTGGAAAACGCCCGCGCGCTCGGCGCCGAGGACAGCCTCATTGAATTCGACGGCCTCAGCCCCCAGATGGTCGAGGCACTGGCCAAGGACGGCATCAAGACCCTCGAGGACTTTGCCACCTGCGCGGACTGGGAACTAGCCGGCGGCTGGACCACCGAAAACGGGCAGCGCAAGAAGGACGAGGGGCTGCTCGAGCCGTTCAATGTCAGCCTCGAAGAAGCGCAGCACATGGTCATGACCGCACGCGTGATGCTCGGCTGGGTCGACCCGGACGAGTTGAACACCGGTGACGCGGATGACGAGGTTGACGCCGAGGCTGATGCGGACACCGACGCGGAGGTGCGGACCTGACGGTCCGCGA
Coding sequences within it:
- the nusA gene encoding transcription termination factor NusA is translated as MAITSANQLELLQTAEAVAREKMIDPDLVIEAMEDSLARAAKSRYGAEMDIRVSIDRKTGNARFTRVRTVVEDDAVENYQAQLTVEQARPYLDSPEVGAEIIDEVPPVELGRIAAQSAKQVILQRVREAERDRQYEEFKDRAGTIINGIVKREEYGNIIVDIGRGEAILRRNEKIGRESYRPNDRIRAYVKDVRREARGPQIFLSRTDPQFMAELFKMEVPEIYDGIIEIKAVARDPGSRAKIAVISYDNSIDPVGACVGMRGSRVQAVVGELQGEKIDIIPWNDDQATFLVNALQPAEVSKVVFDEEAPRIEVVVPEEQLSLAIGRRGQNVRLASQLTGLDIDIMTEEEESKRRQAEFNSRTGLFMEVLDLDEFFAQLLVAEGFTNLEEVAYVDLGELLAIDGVDEGTASELQARARDHLEAATRAALENARALGAEDSLIEFDGLSPQMVEALAKDGIKTLEDFATCADWELAGGWTTENGQRKKDEGLLEPFNVSLEEAQHMVMTARVMLGWVDPDELNTGDADDEVDAEADADTDAEVRT
- the rimP gene encoding ribosome maturation factor RimP, with protein sequence MHDLTAKTAIDRRLAEIVRPVIEDLGFELIRLRLLGGRTATLQIMADRPEGGINVDDCADISTAVSAMLDVDDPLEEGYHLEVSSPGIDRPLTRLKDFATFEGYEARLETNQAIDGRKRFKGTLAGVEGDEVLINLDEAGKVHTIGLNFDWLADAKLLLTDELIAEMLRQRKEAGTLDASALDEGAFDSIETDAADESDAAPQTDAKE